AGTTGGCGACCAAGCTGATCCCACCGATCACGACGTCGCACGCGCGCCAGCGGTCGCCCCGCTGGAGCATGCGGTACTCGACGGGGATCTCGGTGCCCTGCTTCGTGACGATCTTCGTCTGCACCGTGGCCAGGTCACCCTCGGTGGTGTCGCCGAGGAACATGATCTTCTCGTCGCTGTAGGTTTCGAGCTTGCCGATGTAGAGGCGCTCGAGGAGGTCGCCGAAGAGCTGCATGAATTCCTCGCGCTCGGCCGCCGTGCGCGCCTCCCAGTGACGCCCGAGGGTGCGCCGGCTGAACTCCTCGATGTCCAGGATCTCGCGCGCGACGCCCAGGAGCGCCTGCCGCCGCTCGTGCTCGCGGCCCGGCTTCCGGAGCTCGGGGTCGTCCACGACCTTGAGCACCAGGGCGATCTGCGCGGAG
This genomic window from Candidatus Methylomirabilota bacterium contains:
- a CDS encoding ABC transporter substrate-binding protein, producing the protein MIPGRFMALVAALLLVAAALVPIAWAGEPADQLSAQIALVLKVVDDPELRKPGREHERRQALLGVAREILDIEEFSRRTLGRHWEARTAAEREEFMQLFGDLLERLYIGKLETYSDEKIMFLGDTTEGDLATVQTKIVTKQGTEIPVEYRMLQRGDRWRACDVVIGGISLVANYRAQFDKIIRRTSYQQLVKQVREKQ